The DNA window AGTTATTGGCAAAGTATGCAATACACAACATCTTTATATTTGTTGACTAATTTCATCGTTActggaatttaaataaaaatataggaAATAATTTCAGAAATTGATATAGAAAATAATGGAACTTAGGGTTCTCATGCAAGGGAAAATTATCCTGACGCAAAAGAAAGGAAATTGTGTAATTATTGTGTTCATGATAAGGAATGGTTTCAGACTTCCTAAAAGGACTATTTAGGGTATTTTAAATAGATAAATAAGTTTGAAGCATTAAATTATAATCCCCCCCTCCCCAAATACAGTATCTCCAGTAACAGTGTAGTACCAGAGGATTGTGATATAGTAATTTGAAACATCTACGATGTACGAAGTTGTGAAACTCATCTGATTGAAGTCATATTTTTTGCACTTACCATAGaagtactttatacagtatgtttttatcaatgtatttatttgtctttctgtgtcttttttcaCAGAGGCTTCTAAACATTATGATGACTCtatgaaatgtcttttattgCATTTGAATTAAGACAGTATTCAGTATAAGATCTATTTCTTACATTTGAGCTCATCTTGATTTCATTCCCACAAGCACTAGGTCCAAAATAACAAACATCACGAGAAAAGAACAGTTCCAAGTTAATGAAGCAGTAGCATTAAAGattcataaaacaaaacacatttcttcgTAGAATCTTCAAAAACGACAACTACGAATCACTTTTTTAgacaacacaaaaataaattggggttatacagtatcttgaaCAGGTTTTAATTTCTTGTCTGAGGATATGAAAAAAGTTTCGGGATCAGTTGAAAAATATTTgggtgggaaaaaaataattatagagTAAGGAAATCAGCAAAGAAGGAGGCTaaagaaacatttatatttcatgTGCTTATTTTTCCAAAAGGAATCTGAAAACTAATCTTTAATTTaggattacattttgaaaatgttcaatagcttggttttgttttctacTTCCTCTATAATACTATTTAGGACATTTAAAAGGATAAATTAATCTGAAACATTAAATTGTAATTTTCCCACCCAAATATCTCCAGTAATTATACTGCCAGTGGATTGCGATATAGTAATTTAAAGCAAAGCATCACCTGGCTACAATGTACAAAGTAGTGATACCCATATCAATTAAGCcaaatatttttgcacatactaAAGAAGTATACAGAATGTTTCGATTAATATATTAGTCTCTCTGTGTCATCTGAACATTATGGTGACTCTCTGAAATCTCTTTTACTGCATTTGAATTAAAAGAGTGTACAGTATAAGGTGTATTTCTTACATTTGAACTAATCTTGATTTCATATGCATGAACACTGGATCCAACACTATTTCATCTTGACTGAAATATGATTTCCAGTCCTTTTCCAGAGTGATGAAGTACTTCTTAAGTAAAATTTAAGCTAACTGTACTATTTCTTCAGCCAGGCAGGTTATCTCCAAGGTGTTAAATACACTACAACTCTATACTTTTTGGCTCCTTTCATTGATATTAGAATTTGATCAAACTACTGACTCTGAAGTTGACAAAGCACAGGTTCCACAAGTGCAACACAAAAGACACAAAAGCTGCTATACCTAAGTCTGAgtcaagaagaaaaacatggaGTCTTAGCCAAAATTATAATTGATTTATTTCAGCTAACAAAATGCCATGTGTAATCATCATTGGTACATTTATAAGAACACACAAGAATGCACAGGttttaaatatgataaaatattaataaatagttATAACTAacataaataatttcatttcagtACCAGTATATTTGCTTTACAGAACTTTGAACTGTAACTGTCAGTTTTATAAAGGGACAGAATATGCTGGTGataataaatacaaaaggaTGAGATCGTATTTCACAGCATACTTCATTTCTTCCTTGCTAACACTCATATTCAACTTGTCTTGCTAATTCACTGGAGTTGATCTTGTCCTTAAACAGTGCTTCAAACTGGGCGTTCTGCTTGGAGGTAAAATGATTCTTCCAGTCACCCACAGCACCTACACATTGAAAGAGAATGGCAAGTTAGAAAACACAATTTCATGACAGAGAAGTGATTTGCATTTACACAATCCGATGTCTTTAAAGTAAGACTTTGGTCTCTTCTACTCAGTGGTTCTGGTAGTCTTGAGAAACATTCTTACTACacgaataaaaaaacatcttttcttATGACGTTTCATACGGGAAATACTCTTGAGAAATAGTTTGCCCTGCAGATTCATTTACACCCTGTTGAAATAGGAACAAATTAACAGAATGAATTATGGATGGGTTAATGTGTCCCTTGTGTTTTCTGTAAATAGCTACAAGAGGCTGGAAATGCAGGTTGTACCCATTTGATGTCCAACAATTCtgcctttcaatgttttttctGACATATTGGCATTTGAAATGAAAGCCTCACCTTTCCTGAAGATCAGCTTCTTATCAGATGTCAGTGCGCAAACTGTGTGCTTTGTGTCGACTTTCTCCTTCTGtgccttttctttcatttcgcTGAAGGAGGATTTCTTCACGATCTCATTGATTTGATCTTCGGAGACGCTGATGTTCAAAAATGAACTGATCTCCTTGACGTATTTTGGGAGGTCCTGTGAAACACAAAATGACAGTTTATTTAGTCATTTAGTTACAGCTATCATGTGAACAATTCACAATTATCATTTACACTTGTTTACACCTTTTAGGAGTAAAAACAAAAGCCCCTGTTAGAAGTGAGAAGAGGTCATTTGACTTCCTTATTAGTAGTTCAGGGATGCAAGAATCTAGTCCGACTGTTTTAAAGAAGTCAGTGTATcagctttgacaacatggcttggtagcttgttccatgctcccactgccctttgagtaaagaagtgtctcctgttctcggttTCAAATACAATTCCATGGTATAATGTTGACATCACTGTTTACTTTATATGTTTTAGAAAGTCACCTTCTTCATGGACTCGTAGTACAGAAAAAGTGTATTTTCATCATTTTGATTCTTCTCCCAGCTCTGGACATGATCAATCCAAGATCCATAGACCACTGCAATAGAAAGAATGAAATGTTAGTCCTAATTGGAAATGTGATGTTGCCATTTGTTAGACATGATTGTTTTACTCCAGTTTCCATATAGTTTGGTATCCAGACTGTGACTAAGAAGTGGGATTATTTCGAATCAAAGTTCTTGAATGAATACAATGGAAGAAACGTTTCCAGCATCATGAACCAGTAGTAGCATAATTCTAAGAAAGTGGAATGTATCTTATTGTTTACAAATCTGTACCGAACACGAAGCAAGGCTGAACAATATGCTTACCTTCTCCTTTCAAGAACATGTCCAAAAAGGTTGACCACTTCTCAATCTTGGGCAGAAGAGGGTTTTGTTGGTAGTAGTGAAACATTGAAACTGCAGTGTCTTTGGGATTCCTGATCACATAAATCATctgcaaagaaaacaaaggtAAATTTAGACATACTTCATTAATCACAACTTTTAGGAACATCATGTATAGGACTAATAAACGCCCAGTCATTGTCAACTACTCTTTAAGAGTTGAGAAGTGTACTGGAGGTTGCCAGTGCCTACcttgcatttctttgttttgaacTGCACAGGGATCATGTCATGGCTGAGGTGTGTGGGGATGAGTCTCTTGCTGGGCAGGTTCCTCAGGTCGTCAAATTTGGAGAGATCTCCAAACTCCAGAGCTGAAGTCAGGGTCACCTGGCCTGTTGCGTTGTTGTCGCTGTTGCAGTGGTACAGGTTCTTCATGATCTCTGTCAGCCAATGGGTGCCTGGGAGAAGCCAAAATATCACGTGTGAAATCAAGCTGTCAGGTTTCAAAAATCCACATAACTGTGGGAGACAGAAAGAAAGTTTTCAGAAAACCCATGCTCTGGAGAGGAATGTTCTTACCTGATTTTGGATAGGACACTAAGACTACATCATCTTCTCTGGCCTCAAAAGTGTCCAGGGCTTGGAGCAGCTCTGTGGAGACCGTGGTTGAGAAGGGAATGCCCTTGAAGCTGTGAATAAGCTCTGTTTGTTCCGGCATCGTTAGGTGATTGTATCCTCACAAGCAGTCTGAAGTCTTCAGATGTAGTGTAGTCGAGGTGGATAATTCAGAGACGGCTCTCTCTCAGTTTATATAGCCTTGTCATAACGGAACCTACAGCAATGATGTGATGCAAAGGAAAGTTATCCAGACCTTTCAGACGCAGAAGGAAATTGAGTAATTTGCTGTATTGTGTATATGACTGAGCAGTTTATCTTACTTTTCAATGTAATACGCTATGGGATTTATGTACAGATGTAGGATTTCTATATGCATAAtacattaaattacaaatttcaAGTCTAAATGTCTCCAAAAATGTTATACTTTGAAAGGATTGTGGGGTAGTCATTGAAAACACTGTATCACCTGTGTACTATACATACAATTGTGTGACCGATCTCATTTAAGACCatctttgcaatttttttttatttggttatttCAAAAGATATTAAAAATGGCTATGCCTCTATTGAAATGATTTCAGTGTGATTTGATTTACAAGAGTAGACAAGTTCTTTATCTGAAGTTCCTCTCTGCCGAAATTCAAACCCATGAGCACATTGTCCTATAATATATACCCCATAAAACATCATGAAAAGATAACGATTTTGGCTTTGTTTATTGGCATAATAATACAAATGGTatacacttttaattttttaagttaTACAGTgtcatacaatatactgtatgaaccatACAAATGTGTTTTAACAGCTGTGTTATTAAATCAGTGATTGCATTTTGAAGGTTGTTGTATTATGATTTATTCACAGTTTAAGGGttgttgaaatgaaaatgtaataacAAAAATATGTCATCAGTGGTAAAGGGTATTAAAATCAAACACTGTAATGTATTGTTTAATAAATcatgattttgttttgaaaaccccaaaaagataattaatgaggttgattttttatttttagtttgagtGGTTTTACGGAACgcttatgtgtttttattttatatgttttaattcacttataattaatttaattgtcaTAATTTTCATTTGCTTAAAATTTCCATAATTTGAGGttagttttaaaatgattacatttcatttcttcAGCCAGATGACTTAACACTAAAGTATGAAGTACACTACATTTGTATCTTTACATGCTCATTTCATTGATATTGGAATTGAAATACAGATCAATGAAATAAAGGAActaattttaatcatttaaattgaaaataagaGAACTTAGATTAAATGTCGTCACACAAGGGAAAATTATCCAGACGCAAAAGGAAGGAAACTGTGTAATTATTGTGTCCATGATTAGGCATTTCTTCAGACTTCAATTATAAAACTATTTAGGATATTTTAATAGATAAAGAAAtctgaaacatttaattttttccccACCCAAATATCTCCAGTAACATTGTAGTACCAGAGGATTGTGAGATAGTACTTTTAAACAAAGTACCACTCGTCTACAAACTACAAAGTTGTGAAACTCGTCTTATTTTAGACACATTTTGTATTGCACATACTACAAACGTGTACAATGTTTCTATTAATCTATTAGTGTGTCTTCCTGTGTCTTTTTCAACATTTTACCAAAGGCATCTAAACATTAATGAGTCTTTCTGAAATCTCTTTTATTGCATTAGAAttaaaagaatatacagtaaaaggtcTATTTCTTACATTTGAACCCATCTTGATTTCATACTGATGAGCACTGGATGCAAAAGCATTTAATCTAGACACAAActtgatgaaaaaagaaaaatgcaaattaattaaacaaaacatctttattatttttcaattattgtattaaagaaaaatacattgaaaaacATGTCACCATATGATCtgcaaaaaaagattaaaaatcaCTTTTCAGAGAACTCAGTAAAAGTTTGGGTTAAACTGTAATTTAAACAGGTCCAATGTCATGTGTTAAGATATGAACAACATTCGGGGGTCAGTAGAAGAATAATTATAGAGTCATGAAATCAGTGAAGCAGGATTCCATAGAAACATATTGACATCATGTGCTTATTTTTCCCAAATGGAATCTGAACACAAATTTTTTAGTTcagaattttattttggaaatgtgctattttttggttttgttctgaattcatacatttttaatttcccatGTTAGTTTTATACTTTATGACCgtagaaacaaaaaaagtgcttaaAAACTGGTTTATTAAAACGGGGATTTGTTTAAGAACGGGGAAGTTTAAGAAGCACAGGTTCCACCAGCAAACATAAAGCTCCTACACCTCAATCTGAGTCAAGAAGAAAAGCATGGAGTCTTAGCCAAAATGATCTTTTATTAATTGCAACTAACAAAGTGTCATGtacatttacaaaaacacagagaaatacacagtttttaaatatattaaaatattaataaataatgttatttataaTTAACATAAATATCCTGTATACATTCATTTCAGTATCAGTATATTTCCTTTACAGAACTTTGAACAACAAATGTGAAAAGTCACTTTTAtgagaaaataaattacaaagtaTTTCTAGTGCTTTAAGAAATTCTAATCATACTGTACCAAAAGTAACTGTCAGTTTTATGAAGGGACAGAATATGCTGGTGATAATAAATACAAAAGGGATGAGATTGTATTTCACAGCATACTTCATCCCTTCCTTGCTAACACTCATATTCAGCTTGTCTTGCTAATTCACTGGAGTTGATCTTGTCCTTAAACAGTGCTTCAAACTGGGCATTCTGCTTGGAGGTAAAATGATTCTTCCAGTCACCCACAGCACCTACACATTGAAAGAGAATGGCAAGTTAGAAAACACAATTTCATGACAGTGAAGTGATTTGCATTTACACAATCCGATGTCTTTAAAGTAAGACTTTGGTTTCTTCTACTCGGTGGTTCTGGTAGTTTTGAGAAACATTCTTActacatgaataaaaaaacatcttttcttATGACGTTTCATACGGGAAATACTCTTGAGAAATACTTTGCCCTGCAGATTCATTTACACCCTGTTGAAATAACAACAAATTAGCATTTTATAACAGATTGAATTACGGATGGGTTAATGTGTCCCTTGTGTTTTCTGTAAATAGCTACAAGAGGCTGGAATGTCAGGTTGTACCCATTTGATATCCAACAATTCTGCCTTTCAATATTCTGTCTGAAATATTGGCATTTGAAATGAAAGCCTCACCTTTCCTGAAGATCAGCTTCTTATCAGATGTCAGTGCGCAAACTGTGTGCTTTGTGTCGACTTTCTCCTTCTGtgccttttctttcatttcgcTGAAGGAGGATTTCTTCACGATCTCATTGATTTGATCTTTGGAGATGCTGATGTTCAAAAATGAACTGATCTCCTTGACGTATTTTGGGAGGTCCTGTGAAACACAAAATGACAGTTTATTTAGTCATTTAGTTACAACTATCATGTGAACAATTCACAACTATCATTTATACTTGTTTACACCTTTTAGGAGTAAAAACAAAAGCCCCTGTAAGAAGTGACAAGAGGCCATTTGGCTTCCTTATTAGTAGTTCAGGGATGCAAGAATCTAGTCCGGCTGTTTTAAAGAAGAAGCCAGTGTATCAGCTTCGACAATATGGCTTGGTaccttgttccatgctcccactgccctttgagtaaagaagtgtctcctgttatCGGTTTCAAATACAATTCCATGGAATAATGTTGACATCACTGTTTACTTTATATGTTTTAGAAACTCACCCTTTTCATGGACTCGTAGTATAGAAAAAGTGTATTTTCATCATGTTGATTCTTCTCCCAGCTCTGGACATGATCAATCCAAGATCCATAGACCACTGcaatagaaagaaagaaatgttagTCCTAATTGGAAATGTGATGTTGCCGTTTGTTAGACATGATTGTTTTACTCCAGTTTCCATATAGTTTGGTATCCAGACTGTGACTAAGAAGTGGGATTATTTCGAATCAAAGTTCTTGAATGAATACAATGGAAGAAACGTTTCCAGCATCATGAACCAGTAATAGCATAATTCTAAGAAAGTGGAATGTATCTTATTGTTTACAAATCTGTACCGAACACGAAGCAAGGCTGAACAATATGCTTACCTTCTCCTTTCAAGAACATGTCCAAAAAGGTTGACCACTTCTCAATCTTGGGCAGAAGAGGGTTTTGTTGGTAGTAGTGAAACATTGAAACTGCAGTGTCTTTGGGATTCCTGATCACATAAATCATctgcaaagaaaacaaaggtAAATTTAGACATACTTCATTATTTAATCACAACTTCTAGGAACGCCATGTATAGGAATAATAAACGCCCAGTCATTGTCAACTAATCATTAAGAGTTGAGAAGTGTACTGGAGGTTGCCAGTGCCTACcttgcatttctttgttttgaacTGCACAGGGATCATGTCATGGCTGAGGTGTGTGGGGATGAGTCTCTTGCTGGGCAGGTTCCTCAGCTCGTCAAATTTGGAGAGATCTCCAAACTCCAGAGCTGAAGTCAGGGTCACCTGGCCTGTTGCGTTGTTGTCGCTGTTGCAGTGGTACAGGTTCTTCATGATCTCTGTCAGCCAATGGGTGCCTGGGAGAAGCCAGAAGATCACGTGTGAAATCAAGCTGTCAGGTTTCAAAAACCACATAAATGTGGGAGACAGAAAGAAAGTTTTCAGAAAACCCATGCTCTGGAGAGGAATGTTCTTACCTGATTTTGGATAGGACACTAAGACTACATCATCTTCTCTGGCCTCAAACGTGTCCAGGGCTTGGAGCAGCTCTGTGGAGACCGTGGTTGAGAAGGGAATGCCCTTGAAGCTGTGAATAAGCTCTGTTTGTTCCGGCATCGTTAGGTGATTGTATCCTCACAAGCAGTCTGAAGTCTGCAGATGTAGTGTAGTCGAGGTGGATAATTCAGAGACGGCTCTCTCTCAGATTATATAGCCTTGGCATAACGGAATTTACAGCAATGATGTGATGCAACGGAAAGTTATCCAGACCTTTCAGACGCAGAAGGAAATTGAGTCATTTGCCGTATTGTGTATATGACTGAGCAGTTTATCTTACTTTTCAATTTAATACGCTATGGGATTTATGTACAGATGTAGGATTTCGATATGCATAAtacattaaattacaaatttcaAGTCTAAAAGTCTTCAAAAATGTTATACTTTGAAGGGATTGTGGGGAAGTCATTGAAAACACTGTATCACCTGTGTACTCTACATACAATTGTGACACCTATCTCATTTAAGACCATCTTTGAAATCTGCATATGTTTTTTgtcaatgttttaatttttggtgTCTTTTATGTTGTTATTTCAAAAGATCTTAGAAATGACTATGCCTCTAGAGTAGAGAAGTTCTGTATCTTACGTACCTTTTGGCTGAAATTCAAACCCATGAGCACATGGTCCTAAAATACATACCCCATAAAAGATCATGAAAATATAAAGATTTTGGCTTTgtttattgaaataataattCAAGTGGTATTATCTTTTAATGTTCTTTCTTAAGTTAAACACTatcatacaatatacagtatgaaccataaaaatatgttttacggCTGTGTTATTAAATCAGTGATTGTATTTTGAAGGTTGTTGTATAATGATTTATTGACAGTTTTATAGTTGTTGACAGGAAAAtgtaataatgaaaacatttcatcACTGGTACTGGGTATTAAAATCAAACACTGTAATGTATTGTTTAATGAATcatgattttgttttgaaaacccAAAAAGATTATGAATGaagttgattttttatttttagtttgagcAGTTTTACAGACTGCTTACGTGTT is part of the Lepisosteus oculatus isolate fLepOcu1 chromosome 7, fLepOcu1.hap2, whole genome shotgun sequence genome and encodes:
- the LOC102686760 gene encoding sulfotransferase 6B1-like; amino-acid sequence: MPEQTELIHSFKGIPFSTTVSTELLQALDTFEAREDDVVLVSYPKSGTHWLTEIMKNLYHCNSDNNATGQVTLTSALEFGDLSKFDDLRNLPSKRLIPTHLSHDMIPVQFKTKKCKMIYVIRNPKDTAVSMFHYYQQNPLLPKIEKWSTFLDMFLKGEVVYGSWIDHVQSWEKNQNDENTLFLYYESMKKDLPKYVKEISSFLNISVSEDQINEIVKKSSFSEMKEKAQKEKVDTKHTVCALTSDKKLIFRKGAVGDWKNHFTSKQNAQFEALFKDKINSSELARQVEYEC
- the LOC138240753 gene encoding sulfotransferase 6B1-like → MPEQTELIHSFKGIPFSTTVSTELLQALDTFEAREDDVVLVSYPKSGTHWLTEIMKNLYHCNSDNNATGQVTLTSALEFGDLSKFDELRNLPSKRLIPTHLSHDMIPVQFKTKKCKMIYVIRNPKDTAVSMFHYYQQNPLLPKIEKWSTFLDMFLKGEVVYGSWIDHVQSWEKNQHDENTLFLYYESMKRDLPKYVKEISSFLNISISKDQINEIVKKSSFSEMKEKAQKEKVDTKHTVCALTSDKKLIFRKGAVGDWKNHFTSKQNAQFEALFKDKINSSELARQAEYEC